In Thermodesulfobacteriota bacterium, the genomic stretch GAAACGAAAATCGCTTACGGCTATTGCAACTGGCATGTCAGTAAGCATTCCATAACCTATGATTAATGAGTCCTTGGAGTCAGTTCGAGATGACATTTTTTTTCTGCTATCGGAATAGTCATAAAATTTAAATCTTCCGTCAATGTCATCCACGCTGATGTCAGGACGTATTTCATGGAATGATCCGGGATTCAGCAGTAAGTTCAGGTAATCTTCTGAACCTAGTGGGCTGGGTTTTTGACAGTATGGACAGGCATAATAATTTGATTCAAACTCTTCCTTGGTAGAACGGTTCCGGCAGCCATACCTGATAATTTTACCCTCGGTGTCTTTTTCGTCGTTACAAACGTATGGTTCTGCTCCGTATAGTGCAATCTGCATATGTGAAACTTGAGAGTTAGTGCTCTTGGAAAAAGGCAGCCACCCCTTGATCTTTTTTGCGAATGCCTGATATCTTTTTCTTTTTGTTCCGAGTCGACCACATTCTTCGATTTTTTCTCTTAAATTTTTTTGCAAGTGTTTGATATCGGAACGTTCTAATTCATCAACAGCTTGATTTACACTCTTTTTGATATTTTCAAGGGTTTTAACTAGGTAATCGGATTTATCCAAAGATGGTTCTTTAATTACCTTATCGACAATACCATATCTTAGCATATATTCAGAAGAAGGCTGGAGTACCTTTAGTGCCTCTTCAATATTATCGGCTGTTCGAAATATTATGGCAGAGCACCCCTCTGCAGTTATAACTGAGTATTCAGCGTGGGAGAGCATAAACCTTCTATGTGCAAGTTGCAACGCAATGGCTCCTCCACTACCGCCACTGCCAATAATCACGGAAATTGATTTTGTATTTAGTGTGATCATTTTCGCCTGGCAATATGAAATGAGCCAAGATTGCAGTTTCTCCGCTGAATATTCGAACGGATCGCCCCCGATTGTGTCGATATACGTGTGAAGCATTAATCCATTTTTTTCTGCGTAGATCATCATGTTGTATGCTAGGCCGTAACCATCTGCTTTGACTAAACCGTAATTTAATTTTGCCCGTTCAGATTCATTTGCCGGTGTCTGTTGTGCTATAATGGCTACCCGTTTGTTTTTGCTTTTAAGCCTTGCGGTGCCAATCAAGACTGCAGGGTCATCGATAAATTCGATGATTCTTCCTGAAGGTGCAGTAATTTTATTGTGGAAATCGGGGATCTTGTGCCAGTCTACAAAATCCGAATATAGGGATTCAAGAATATGCCTTGATTTCACCCTATGGTACGATCTTGCCTGTTCGTGAATATTAATGAACCTTGAATTATTAGACATACTGACGATTATTCGAAAATGGTGATATTTTTATATGATTGAGATGATTTAGATTATGATAATTGTATTTGCCATAAAAAAAAAGAAAAATATAAAAAAATGCTCAAGGCAGGTTTTATTATTGAAAATTGTTTGTGTACAATGACCTAATTTCTTCAAGTTCAAAGGAATTAAGTTTAACACTTGATGCTCCAACGTTTTCGCATAATTGCTTTACTGTTTTTGATCCGGGAATAACGGATGAAACTCCCTTATATGATAGTATAAAACTTAATGCTGCCTGGGTCAGGGTTTTCTCAGGGCTTTTAAGAAACTTTAATTTTTTAACTTTTCTTTCTGTGTCTTCTAAGAAATTTCTATTCCATCCCCTTCTATGGTCACTCTTTGGAAATATTGATCTTGAATCGTATTTGCCTGTCAAAAAGCCACAGGCAAGAGGCTCACGTACGATAATTCCTGTTTTTTTCTGAAGTGCTAAGGGGAATATTGTCTTTTCTGCATTTTGGTCTAATAAATTATACCTAACCTGTATCACATCTGGTTTTCCAGAAGTGATTGCTTCAATGCCGTCATCTATATGTGAAGCAGAGACTCCACAGAATCTGATTTTCCCTTGTTCTTTTAATTCGTCGAGTGTTTCATAGACTTTATTTTTGATAATTAAATCCGGTTTCGAATTATGTACCTGATAGATATCTATCCAATCCCTACCTAATCTTTTGAGACTTTTATCAAGTGCAAAGTAAATATAATCTCTTTTTAAATTACATCTTATACCATCATGTCTATAGAAATCCCAGCCGAATTTGGTAGCAATTATCGTATCCTTATCCCCCCTTTCTTTTAAAACCCTTCCAATCAGTTCCTCACTATGACCGTTCCCATAGGAGTCTGCTGTATCGATCAAGTTAATACCTATATCAAGAGCCTTATGCAGCGTCCTTATAGATTCATCGTCATCAGTAGATCCATATCCAAGACCACTTATACCCAAGGTACCAAATCCGATTTCTGATACTAAAAGGTTGGTGCTTCCTAGCGTCCTATATTTCAATTTTTTATGAATAGGAGTTACGATTGGGCATCGATTTATATTCGGAATCTACAATTGAACATGTCCGTTATTTACTGGCGATTGAAATAGCTTTATTAATAAAAAAGGCTGGCTCTTACGATCTCAATCCAAGAGTCCAGCCCTAAGAAATTTATTTTAATTACTAAATTATAGTGTAAACGAAGAACCACAGCCACAAGAACCAGTGGCATTCGGGTTGTTTATTTTGAATCCAGTACCGCTGAGGCCATCTGTGTAGTCCAGCACGCCTCCCTGTAGATAGGCGTAGCTCGACTCATCAATTGCTACCTTTACACCTTCCATTTCGAATACCTGGTCTGTTCCGTCGGTTTCATCATCGAAACCCATTTCATATGAAAAACCCGAGCATCCACCTGGAACTACGCGAACTCTTAATACAGCATTAGGTATATTTTCATCCGCTAAAAGTCTCTTGATTTCATGTGCGGCCTTAGTGGTAACTTCAAACATATAGTTACTCCTCCGTTCAGAATAATCTTCGATCCCTATAAGTATATGCAGTTAAAATAACAATTGCAATTCCAAGTAGAAAAATCACTGAATTAATTATGGCCGACCGTTTATGCAGGGAGCTGAAATTTCTCTGAACTTCATTGTACCTGGGGACGTCTTTAGAGAGGGTTCGCATTTCCATTCTTAATTCGTGGGCATTCGGTGTTATGACAGTACCGGCATATAGAGAAAGTCCAAGCATTACACAAAGTATTGCAATTATTAATGTATAAACAACTCCTGATGCGGTATAGCCAGCAACCCAATTAATTATGGTAGTAAAGAGAGCAACCCCACCACATAGATATGCTATGAGGTAGTACTTAGGAAATATATCGGCCACAAGATCACCGGCCATTTCACGAGGAAGGATTTTAAAAGCACTTCTGGCAGCAATGAGAGAGAAAAAGAAGATGCTTCCGAGCCAGAAAATCAAAGACAGAAAGTACAAGAATCTGAGAAGAGTCTGCATTCGTGGAATGATTCCCTTTGTCTCTTATATTATACCTTCAAATAAAAAAACGTAGTAGGTTTGCAGTAAATAAAAGTACTTAGAAGAAAAACGAACTTTTAGGTATAGTTAAGTTCATGAAAGGTGAAGCAATTCTTATGATAGATTCCAGCGAGAGTAATGCGGATCTTTTCTATAGAATCAATTTTTTTGTGCCCGATCCAGTTATTTATATTGAGCACAAAAGAGGAAAGATACTCGTACTAAATGAGCTAGAAATGGAAAGAGGGAAAAAAGAGGCCAATGTAGATTTTGTTCTTTCCTTCACGGAGTATAGAAATAAACTTCCATCGAAAAAGCGAAATAGAAGAGTGTTTACAAACATTGTTGATCTCATATTCAATGAATATAGGATTAAGAGTGCAATTGTCCCGGGGAAGTTTCCTGTTAAGTATGCCGACGAGTTGAGGAAGCTGGGTTATAGGATAAATTACAAAGAAGAAGAGCCTTTTTTTGAAGAGCGGCTTAAAAAGACTAAAAAAGAAATAGATTTAATAAAAGATTCACTCGCCAAAACCTCGAAAGCGATGGACTTAGCTCTTCGTATGATCTCTTCTTCACGCGTTCTGAGGAATATAGTTTATTTCAACGGCACTCCCCTTACTTCGGATAGACTAAAGGGTGAAATAAATGCTCTACTTTCATTATTGGGTTACACCGCTTCACACACTATTGTTTCTTGCGGTGTACATTCTTCTATGCCTCATCACACTGGTGCTGGGCCTCTAGTGGCGGATCGGCCTATTGTCATAGATATTTTCCCCAGGTCACAAAAGAGTGGTTATTTTGGTGATATGACAAGGACATTTGTAAAAGGTACTCCATCAAAAGAATTAGAGAAAATGTATAAAACCGTTCTCAGCGGACAGAAGTTAGGCATCGGTCTTATTAAGCATGGTGTAAAGACCAGGGATGTTCATCAATCGATTGTAGACTTCTTCAAAAATAGCGGGTTCGAGACTGGATATATTAATGGAAAACATCAGGGATTTATTCATTCGACAGGGCATGGGCTTGGGCTCGAGATTCATGAACCGCCAAGAATAGGATATGGTGAGGGGATTCTTGAGGAGGGAAATGTAGTTACAGTCGAACCGGGGCTATACTACGAGAACCTCGGAGGGATAAGAATCGAAGACGTGGTAGTTGTAGAAAAGGACGGATGTTTGAATCTAACTAAGTATCCAAAAAAATTTAGGGTGTAGTTTTGGATACAATAACTCATGGTCTTATCGGTATCCTCGGTTCAAAAACAGGTTTTTCACAAAGAAATGGAAGGTTTGCGGCGATAGCCTTTCTAATTGGAGCAATATTCCCTGACATAGACCTCGTAGTTTCTTTTTTCGGGCCTGAATTCTCTCTTAGGTACCACAGAGGAATTACACATTCAATCGTAGCTGCTCCATTTTTTGCTATATTCATTACAGCAGCAATTTATCGGTTCGCTTCGTTTAAAAAATTTTTTCTCTTATCAGTAATTGTGGCACTTGGAATCTATTCGCATATTTTTTTTGATTTAATCACATCCTATGGGACGGTGATCTTCGACCCAATTAGTCTGAAAAGATACAGCTGGAACCTTGTCTTTATACTTGATCCGTTCATTACCATTCCCGTAATTTTGGGACTCATTTTATGTTGGAAGCGGAGTGACAGAGCATTGATGATATCTGTTTCGATCTTCACTTTTCTGGTGGTTTACTTGATGATGAATCTATGCGTGAGATTATTATATGAAGAGAAATTAGCCAGGTTTGCCGCGACCAGCTCAATTGCTGTCAAAAGGTCGACTGTTTATCCCCGTCCACTTGCTCCCTTCTTTTGGATGGGGGTGATTGAAACGGAACATGCGTTTTATAGATTGGACTATTCGATCTTAAGAAATGCCCCGGTTAGATTGGCTAAGATTGCAAAAATTAAAAGGAATATTTTCATAGACAGAGCCAATTATCTAACGGTGACTAATCTATTTAAGTCGTTTGCGGATTATCCAATCGCCGAATACTCAGAAGTAAATGGCGAACACATTGTTGGATATTATGATTTAAGGTTTAATATTATTCCAAATAGAAATCCATTTAATTTGAAAATAGTCTTTAGTAGTCAAGGGGCCTTAAAGAATGTTTCTCTAAATGGTAGAAAAGTTAGATTGGTATTTTGAACGAAGAAACGGGCCGATTAAAATTTATCTGAAATCCCAATAATCATGTCAGACAAGAGAAATATAGAAAGAACCTTACAAGACCTGGTGGAACTGTGCGAGTATTTGAGGGGTAAAGACGGTTGCCCATGGGATAAAGAGCAGACGCTTGAAACTCTCAAGCCTTTTATTATTGAAGAGGCTTATGAGGTGATTGAAGCAATAGAGTCAGACGATATAGATGAAGTCGAAGAGGAGTTAGGGGATCTTCTTTATCAGATTGTGTTTGCATCTCAAATATGCAGGGAAGAAGGGAAATTTGGTATGGATGGTGTAGTTACTCGACTCTATAATAAATTAGTCCGGCGACACCCCCATGTTTTCGGAGAGGAAAAAGCCAAAAATGCCGAAGAGGCATTGAAGAGATGGCATGGTGAAAAGCTTAAGGAGGGGTCTAGCAAAACAAAACTTCTTGAGATACCACGTTCCATGCCTTCACTGCTCCGTGCCCAAAGGGTGGGCGAGAAGGCTTCTTATGTTGGTTTTGATTGGAATAATGCAAAAGATGTGATCGAAAAGGTTAAGGAGGAGCTTAATGAACTACAAATTGAATTAGAAAGTGGAGACAAAGAATCGATGGAAAAAGAATGGGGTGACTTAATATTTTCACTGGTCAATCTCGCTAGACATCTGGATATTGACGCTGAAAGCGCTTCTCACAGATCAATTA encodes the following:
- a CDS encoding carboxyl transferase domain-containing protein; the encoded protein is MSNNSRFINIHEQARSYHRVKSRHILESLYSDFVDWHKIPDFHNKITAPSGRIIEFIDDPAVLIGTARLKSKNKRVAIIAQQTPANESERAKLNYGLVKADGYGLAYNMMIYAEKNGLMLHTYIDTIGGDPFEYSAEKLQSWLISYCQAKMITLNTKSISVIIGSGGSGGAIALQLAHRRFMLSHAEYSVITAEGCSAIIFRTADNIEEALKVLQPSSEYMLRYGIVDKVIKEPSLDKSDYLVKTLENIKKSVNQAVDELERSDIKHLQKNLREKIEECGRLGTKRKRYQAFAKKIKGWLPFSKSTNSQVSHMQIALYGAEPYVCNDEKDTEGKIIRYGCRNRSTKEEFESNYYACPYCQKPSPLGSEDYLNLLLNPGSFHEIRPDISVDDIDGRFKFYDYSDSRKKMSSRTDSKDSLIIGYGMLTDMPVAIAVSDFRFMGGSMGSVFGEKMKMIVDYAINRRLPLISVSSTGGARMHEGTVALYQMPKTILSVLKLKDAGLPYISILGHPTTGGALASYVVQGDFMIAEKKANIAFAGDRVVKLTSEGRALDPNITTSEFYARQGGINLVTERAQLKSAISGLLRLTPWYKRFKKTMDS
- a CDS encoding aldo/keto reductase, which translates into the protein MKYRTLGSTNLLVSEIGFGTLGISGLGYGSTDDDESIRTLHKALDIGINLIDTADSYGNGHSEELIGRVLKERGDKDTIIATKFGWDFYRHDGIRCNLKRDYIYFALDKSLKRLGRDWIDIYQVHNSKPDLIIKNKVYETLDELKEQGKIRFCGVSASHIDDGIEAITSGKPDVIQVRYNLLDQNAEKTIFPLALQKKTGIIVREPLACGFLTGKYDSRSIFPKSDHRRGWNRNFLEDTERKVKKLKFLKSPEKTLTQAALSFILSYKGVSSVIPGSKTVKQLCENVGASSVKLNSFELEEIRSLYTNNFQ
- the erpA gene encoding iron-sulfur cluster insertion protein ErpA: MFEVTTKAAHEIKRLLADENIPNAVLRVRVVPGGCSGFSYEMGFDDETDGTDQVFEMEGVKVAIDESSYAYLQGGVLDYTDGLSGTGFKINNPNATGSCGCGSSFTL
- a CDS encoding DUF4149 domain-containing protein; the encoded protein is MQTLLRFLYFLSLIFWLGSIFFFSLIAARSAFKILPREMAGDLVADIFPKYYLIAYLCGGVALFTTIINWVAGYTASGVVYTLIIAILCVMLGLSLYAGTVITPNAHELRMEMRTLSKDVPRYNEVQRNFSSLHKRSAIINSVIFLLGIAIVILTAYTYRDRRLF
- a CDS encoding Xaa-Pro peptidase family protein — encoded protein: MKGEAILMIDSSESNADLFYRINFFVPDPVIYIEHKRGKILVLNELEMERGKKEANVDFVLSFTEYRNKLPSKKRNRRVFTNIVDLIFNEYRIKSAIVPGKFPVKYADELRKLGYRINYKEEEPFFEERLKKTKKEIDLIKDSLAKTSKAMDLALRMISSSRVLRNIVYFNGTPLTSDRLKGEINALLSLLGYTASHTIVSCGVHSSMPHHTGAGPLVADRPIVIDIFPRSQKSGYFGDMTRTFVKGTPSKELEKMYKTVLSGQKLGIGLIKHGVKTRDVHQSIVDFFKNSGFETGYINGKHQGFIHSTGHGLGLEIHEPPRIGYGEGILEEGNVVTVEPGLYYENLGGIRIEDVVVVEKDGCLNLTKYPKKFRV
- a CDS encoding metal-dependent hydrolase, translated to MDTITHGLIGILGSKTGFSQRNGRFAAIAFLIGAIFPDIDLVVSFFGPEFSLRYHRGITHSIVAAPFFAIFITAAIYRFASFKKFFLLSVIVALGIYSHIFFDLITSYGTVIFDPISLKRYSWNLVFILDPFITIPVILGLILCWKRSDRALMISVSIFTFLVVYLMMNLCVRLLYEEKLARFAATSSIAVKRSTVYPRPLAPFFWMGVIETEHAFYRLDYSILRNAPVRLAKIAKIKRNIFIDRANYLTVTNLFKSFADYPIAEYSEVNGEHIVGYYDLRFNIIPNRNPFNLKIVFSSQGALKNVSLNGRKVRLVF
- the mazG gene encoding nucleoside triphosphate pyrophosphohydrolase, producing MSDKRNIERTLQDLVELCEYLRGKDGCPWDKEQTLETLKPFIIEEAYEVIEAIESDDIDEVEEELGDLLYQIVFASQICREEGKFGMDGVVTRLYNKLVRRHPHVFGEEKAKNAEEALKRWHGEKLKEGSSKTKLLEIPRSMPSLLRAQRVGEKASYVGFDWNNAKDVIEKVKEELNELQIELESGDKESMEKEWGDLIFSLVNLARHLDIDAESASHRSINNFISRFRNLEEMAKDMNKDLSELSIEEMDELWVKVKNEA